A DNA window from Rhineura floridana isolate rRhiFlo1 chromosome 11, rRhiFlo1.hap2, whole genome shotgun sequence contains the following coding sequences:
- the LOC133367565 gene encoding vomeronasal type-2 receptor 26-like, protein MVKDPHAPLHEYHQSGDLFIGGIASLSIRVSNFIAFTREPPPTLYEELLIVTKNYQHILALVFAVNEINQNPHILPNVTLGFYIYDSYFTAQATYHATLLLIHTLGRMIPSYKCDTHNNLIAVIGGLDPLISLHVATVVDIYKIPQLIYGPAPMMNDKTPGLSFYQMAPKEGLQYAGILSLLLHFKWTWIGILTSNDEYGDRFVQTVFPLFFQHGICFAFIEKSKKYAIVTEINDMFNQGAKMHDKLIDSKANVVIAHGESFAIVFLRWLPYLSEREHTANKQKGIVWIITAQMELTSIAYQRTWDVDIIHGALSFSIHSNELPGFQQYVESKHPSSTKGDGFIRDFWQHAFSCVFPNKIMGNVDGDICTGEEKVNSLPGPFFEMRMTGHSYSVYNAVYAIAHALHAMSSSRLKHKAMVVKVGLKHSHLQLWQLHHLLRGVSFNNTAGDKVLFDQNGELVAGFDITNWIFSSNQSFHRVKVGRVDPQGLPDQALKINESAITWHNWFNQARPLSVCTKGCHPGSSKKVKEGEPFCCYDCIPCPEGKFSDKADMSDCSTCTEKNYPSKSQDFCIPKFVSFLSYKEPLGLSLAFFALSFSLITGLVLGTFMKHHNTPIVIANNRNLTYTLLISLMLSFLCALLFISQPQKLTCLLRQTAFGIIFSVAVSCVLAKTITVVLAFIATRPGSRMRRWVGKGLANSIVLYCSLIQGGICTVWLATNPPYPDTDLHSVLDEIVLECNEGSMTMFYCALGYMGFLAIISFIVAFLARKLPDSFNEAKFITFSMLVFCSVWLSFIPSYLSSKGKYMVAVEIFSILASSAGLLGCIFSPKCYIIVLRPELNNREQLIRRKA, encoded by the exons ATGGTTAAAGATCCACATGCTCCACTTCACGAGTATCATCAGTCGGGTGACCTCTTCATTGGTGGAATAGCTTCTCTGTCCATCAGAGTCTCCAATTTTATAGCCTTCACCAGAGAACCCCCACCAACTTTGTATGAAGAGCTTTT AATAGTTACAAAGAATTACCAGCACATTTTGGCCTTGGTCTTCGCAGTAAATGAGATCAATCAAAATCCTCATATTTTACCCAATGTCACTTTGGGCTTCTACATTTATGACAGTTATTTCACTGCGCAAGCAACCTACCATGCAACATTGCTACTTATACACACACTGGGAAGAATGATCCCCAGCTACAAGTGTGATACCCATAATAACCTGATAGCAGTCATTGGGGGACTTGACCCACTAATCTCACTCCATGTGGCAACTGTTGTGGATATTTACAAGATTCCACAG CTGATATATGGTCCTGCTCCAATGATGAATGATAAAACCCCAGGCCTTTCCTTCTATCAGATGGCCCctaaggaaggccttcagtatgCAGGGattctttctttgcttcttcaTTTTAAGTGGACGTGGATTGGGATCCTTACCTCCAATGATGAATATGGAGATAGATTTGTGCAAACTGTATTTCCACTTTTCTTCCAGCATGGTATCTGTTTTGCCTTCATAGAAAAAAGCAAAAAATATGCCAttgtcactgaaattaatgatatGTTTAATCAGGGGGCAAAAATGCATGATAAACTCATTGACAGCAAAGCTAATGTAGTGATCGCCCATGGAGAATCTTTTGCCATTGTGTTTTTGAGATGGTTGCCATATCTTTCAGAGCGAGAACACACAGCAAATAAACAAAAAGGCATTGTATGGATAATAACAGCTCAGATGGAGCTCACTTCAATTGCCTATCAAAGGACTTGGGATGTAGACATAATCCACGGTGCTCTGTCCTTCTCAATTCACTCCAATGAACTACCAGGATTTCAACAATACGTTGAGAGCAAACATCCTTCCAGCACAAAAGGAGATGGCTTTATCAGGGACTTCTGGCAACATGCATTCAGCTGTGTATTTCCAAATAAAATCATGGGCAATGTGGATGGGGATATTTGCACAGGGGAGGAGAAGGTCAACAGCCTTCCTGGACCTTTCTTTGAAATGCgcatgactggccacagctacagTGTCTACAATGCTGTCTATGCCATAGCCCATGCTTTACATGCCATGTCCTCATCTAGACTCAAGCACAAAGCAATGGTGGTCAAAGTGGGATTAAAACATTCACATTTACAGCTGTGGCAG CTCCATCACTTACTGAGAGGTGTGTCTTTTAACAACACTGCTGGAGACAAGGTTTTATTTGACCAGAATGGAGAGCTAGTAGCTGGATTTGATATTACCAACTGGATTTTTTCTTCAAACCAATCCTTTCATAGGGTGAAAGTTGGGAGGGTGGATCCCCAGGGCCTTCCAGACCAAGCGCTGAAAATCAATGAGAGTGCCATAACATGGCACAACTGGTTTAATCAG GCAAGGCCTCTGTCTGTCTGCACCAAAGGTTGCCATCCTGGTTCTAGCAAGAAAGTGAAGGAGGGGgagccattttgctgctatgattgcatcccatgtccagaagggaAGTTTTCAGACAAGGCAG ACATGAGTGACTGTTCTACATGCACTGAGAAAAACTATCCAAGCAAGAGCCAGGATTTCTGTATACCCAAGTTTGTTTCCTTTTTGTCTTACAAAGAACCTTTGGGGCTCAGTTTAGCATTCTTTGCTCTTTCATTTTCATTGATCACTGGTCTGGTGTTGGGAACATTTATGAAGCACCACAATACTCCCATAGTCATAGCCAATAACAGGAACCTCACCTACACTCTCCTCATCTCCCTCATGCTCAGTTTCCTTTGTGCTCTGCTATTCATCAGCCAGCCACAAAAACTGACGTGTCTCCTCCGACAAACTGCgtttggcatcatcttctcagtggctgtttcttgtgtgttggcAAAAACAATCACTGTGGTTCTGGCTTTCATTGCCACCAGACCAGGATCTAGGATGAGGAGGTGGGTGGGGAAAGGATTGGCAAACTCTATTGTTCTTTACTGTTCTCTCATCCAAGGAGGCATCTGTACTGTGTGGCTAGCAACCAATCCTCCATACCCAGATACTGACTTACATTCAGTGCTTGATGAAATTGTACTGGAATGTAATGAGGGGTCCATGACTATGTTTTATTGTGCCTTAGGCTATATGGGGTTTCTGGCTATTATCAGTTTCATTGTGGCTTTTCTTGCCAGGAAGTTACCGgacagtttcaatgaagccaagttcatcacTTTCAGTAtgttggtcttctgcagtgtttggttaTCCTTTATTCCATCATACCTGAGTTCCAAAGGAAAATACATGGTAGCTGTGGAGATCTTTTCAATCTTAGCCTCTAGTGCTGGGCTGCTGGGCTGCATCTTTTCCCCCAAATGTTACATCATTGTGTTGAGGCCTGAGCTGAACAACAGGGAACAACTAATAAGAAGGAAAGCTTGA